In a single window of the Heliangelus exortis chromosome 30, bHelExo1.hap1, whole genome shotgun sequence genome:
- the FGF17 gene encoding fibroblast growth factor 17 isoform X1: MSPRRRTRSPQGRRRRGPDPSCLPHAPSSPPLLRSCWHHAWAGRRGGGGTGGFTPFFPRPPRVWGSPQEGGDRLLLGGDVPAVRGGQGRSQPGAVPEVDAGGRGASARAMQPISLQNLSICFQLLMFSCQTQGENQPSPNFNQYVRDQGAMTDQLSRRQIREYQLYSRTSGKHVQVTGKRITATAEDGNKFAKLIVETDTFGSRVRIKGAESEKYICMSKKGKLIGKPNGKSKDCIFTEIVLENNYTAFRNARYEGWYMAFTRRGRPRQASRSRQNQREAHFIKRLARGQLPFPNHPERQQQFEFVGSSSPTRRTRAPRPRT; the protein is encoded by the exons ATGTCCCCAAGGCGTAGGACACGCagcccccagggcaggaggaggagaggacccgaccccagctgcctcccccaTGCTCCCTCCTCGCCGCCGCTGCTCCGGAGCTGTTGGCATCACGCGTGGGCTGGTCGGcgtggtggtggtggcaccGGGGGCTTCACCCCCTTTTTCCCTCGCCCTCCCCGAGTGTGGGGCTCCCCCCAGGAAGGAGGGGACAGGCTGCTCCTCGGCGGGGATGTGCCGGCGgtgaggggagggcagggtCGCAGCCAGCCCGGGGCCGTGCCGGAGGTTGATGCCGGTGGTCGGGGGGCTTCGGCCAGAGCCATGCAGCCCATCAGCCTCCAGAACCTCTCCAT ATGTTTCCAGCTCCTCATGTTCTCCTGTCAGACCCAG GGGGAGAATCAACCGTCTCCTAATTTTAACCAGTACGTGAGGGACCAGGGGGCCATGACTGACCAGCTGAGCAGAAGGCAGATCAGGGAGTACCAGCTCTACAGCCGGACCAGCGGGAAGCACGTCCAGGTGACCGGCAAACGCATCACCGCCACGGCTGAGGATGGCAACAAGTTTG CCAAGCTGATCGTGGAGACAGACACCTTCGGGAGCCGTGTGAGGATCAAAGGAGCTGAGAGTGAGAAGTACATCTGCATGAGCAAGAAGGGGAAGCTCATTGGGAAG cccaacGGGAAGAGCAAGGACTGCATCTTCACCGAGATCGTGCTGGAGAACAACTACACGGCTTTCCGGAACGCCCGCTACGAGGGTTGGTACATGGCCTTCACCCGCCGGGGCCGGCCCCGCCAGGCTTCCCGCAGCCGGCAGAACCAGCGGGAGGCCCATTTCATCAAACGCCTGGCCCGGGGGCAGCTGCCTTTCCCCAACCACCCCGAGCGCCAGCAGCAATTCGAGTTCGTCGGCTCCTCCTCCCCCACCCGCCGCACCCGAGCCCCCCGCCCACGGACGTAA
- the DMTN gene encoding dematin isoform X3, translating to MERLQKQPLTSPGSVCSSRGSSVPGSPSSIVAKMDNEVLGYKDLAAIPKDKAILDIERPDLMIYEPHFTYSLMEHVELPRSRERSLSPKSISPPPSPEVIREWLESRTPSTAPQPTPRQGSSTRSSVQHFHRPETDTTELNIYKKPPIYRQKDHHHPSAHHGKHLIEDLIIESSKFPAAQPPDPNQPAKIETDYWPCPPSLAVVETEWRRRMASKRGEEEEEDLTEEMKNLRELQRQELSKVTSNLGKLILKEEMEKSLPIRRKTRSLPDRTPFHTSVHMGSYKSSSLPPSGRSTLTRLQSAEFGSAGSEKGSPGLQNGQRGRMDRGNSLPSMLEQKIYPYEMLMVTNRGRVKLPPGVDRTRLERHLSPEDFLKVFEMSPEEFSKLALWKRNELKKKAFLF from the exons ATGGAAAGACTGCAGAAG caacCACTGACCTCCCCGGGGAGTGTCTGTTCCTCCCGTGGGTCCAGTGTTCCCGGGTCACCCTCCAGCATCGTG gCCAAAATGGACAACGAGGTTCTGGGCTACAAGGACTTGGCTGCCATCCCCAAGGACAAAGCCATCCTGGACATCGAGCGCCCCGATTTAATGATCTATGAACCTCATTTCACTTATTCCCTCATGGAGCACGTGGAGCTGCCCCGGAGCCGAGAG CGATCCCTGTCTCCCAAatccatctctcctcctccatctccagaG GTCATTCGGGAGTGGTTGGAGAGCCGgacccccagcactgccccccagcccaccccccgCCAGGGCAGCTCCACCCGCAGCAGTGTCCAACACTTCCACCGCCCTG AGACAGACACAACAGAGCTCAACATCTACAAGAAGCCTCCAATCTACAGGCAGAAAG ACCACCACCATCCCAGTGCCCACCATGGGAAGCATCTCATAGAGGACTTGATCATCGAATCCTCCAagttcccagcagctcagcccccagaCCCCAACCAACCCGCCAAGATCGAGACCGACTACTGGCCATGCCCCCCATCCCTGGCTGTTGTGG AGACtgagtggaggaggaggatggcatccaagagaggggaggaggaggaggaggacctGACGGAGGAGATGAAGAACCTGCGGGAGCtccagaggcaggagctgagcaag gtcacttccaacctggGAAAGCTGATCCtgaaggaggagatggaaaaatCTCTCCCAATCCGGAGAAAAACTCGCTCGCTGCCTGACCGGACACCTTTCCACACGT ccGTGCACATGGGCAGCTACAAGAGCTCCTCGCTGCCCCCCTCGGGCAGGAGCACCCTCACCCGG ctgcagtcagcagagTTTGGCTCAGCGGGCAGCGAGAAGGGCAGTCCGG GTCTCCAG aaCGGCCAGCGCGGGCGCATGGACAGAGGCAATTCCCTGCCCAGCATGTTGGAGCAGAAG ATCTACCCCTATGAAATGCTGATGGTGACAAACAGAGGCCGTGTCAAGCTGCCACCCGGCGTGGACAGGACCAGGCTGGAG AGACACCTCTCCCCCGAGGATTTCCTGAAGGTCTTTGAGATGTCCCCCGAGGAGTTCAGCAAGCTGGCCCTCTGGAAACGCAACgagctgaagaaaaaagctttcctcTTCTGA
- the DMTN gene encoding dematin isoform X1, whose product MERLQKQPLTSPGSVCSSRGSSVPGSPSSIVAKMDNEVLGYKDLAAIPKDKAILDIERPDLMIYEPHFTYSLMEHVELPRSREVSCLLQRSLSPKSISPPPSPEVIREWLESRTPSTAPQPTPRQGSSTRSSVQHFHRPETDTTELNIYKKPPIYRQKDHHHPSAHHGKHLIEDLIIESSKFPAAQPPDPNQPAKIETDYWPCPPSLAVVETEWRRRMASKRGEEEEEDLTEEMKNLRELQRQELSKVTSNLGKLILKEEMEKSLPIRRKTRSLPDRTPFHTSVHMGSYKSSSLPPSGRSTLTRLQSAEFGSAGSEKGSPALQVSARLAASTETP is encoded by the exons ATGGAAAGACTGCAGAAG caacCACTGACCTCCCCGGGGAGTGTCTGTTCCTCCCGTGGGTCCAGTGTTCCCGGGTCACCCTCCAGCATCGTG gCCAAAATGGACAACGAGGTTCTGGGCTACAAGGACTTGGCTGCCATCCCCAAGGACAAAGCCATCCTGGACATCGAGCGCCCCGATTTAATGATCTATGAACCTCATTTCACTTATTCCCTCATGGAGCACGTGGAGCTGCCCCGGAGCCGAGAG GTTTCTTGCCTCCTGCAGCGATCCCTGTCTCCCAAatccatctctcctcctccatctccagaG GTCATTCGGGAGTGGTTGGAGAGCCGgacccccagcactgccccccagcccaccccccgCCAGGGCAGCTCCACCCGCAGCAGTGTCCAACACTTCCACCGCCCTG AGACAGACACAACAGAGCTCAACATCTACAAGAAGCCTCCAATCTACAGGCAGAAAG ACCACCACCATCCCAGTGCCCACCATGGGAAGCATCTCATAGAGGACTTGATCATCGAATCCTCCAagttcccagcagctcagcccccagaCCCCAACCAACCCGCCAAGATCGAGACCGACTACTGGCCATGCCCCCCATCCCTGGCTGTTGTGG AGACtgagtggaggaggaggatggcatccaagagaggggaggaggaggaggaggacctGACGGAGGAGATGAAGAACCTGCGGGAGCtccagaggcaggagctgagcaag gtcacttccaacctggGAAAGCTGATCCtgaaggaggagatggaaaaatCTCTCCCAATCCGGAGAAAAACTCGCTCGCTGCCTGACCGGACACCTTTCCACACGT ccGTGCACATGGGCAGCTACAAGAGCTCCTCGCTGCCCCCCTCGGGCAGGAGCACCCTCACCCGG ctgcagtcagcagagTTTGGCTCAGCGGGCAGCGAGAAGGGCAGTCCGG CCCTCCAGGTAAGCGCTCGTCTGGCTGCCAGCACGGAGACCCCGTGA
- the FGF17 gene encoding fibroblast growth factor 17 isoform X3, with amino-acid sequence MAACPSTRPRGFSQPWCPSASPPSSSSAGCFQLLMFSCQTQYVRDQGAMTDQLSRRQIREYQLYSRTSGKHVQVTGKRITATAEDGNKFAKLIVETDTFGSRVRIKGAESEKYICMSKKGKLIGKPNGKSKDCIFTEIVLENNYTAFRNARYEGWYMAFTRRGRPRQASRSRQNQREAHFIKRLARGQLPFPNHPERQQQFEFVGSSSPTRRTRAPRPRT; translated from the exons ATGGCAGCGTGTCCCTCCACGAGGCCCAGGGGCTTTTCCCAGCCCTGGTGCCCCTCAGCATCACCCCCCAGCTCATCCTCTGCAGG ATGTTTCCAGCTCCTCATGTTCTCCTGTCAGACCCAG TACGTGAGGGACCAGGGGGCCATGACTGACCAGCTGAGCAGAAGGCAGATCAGGGAGTACCAGCTCTACAGCCGGACCAGCGGGAAGCACGTCCAGGTGACCGGCAAACGCATCACCGCCACGGCTGAGGATGGCAACAAGTTTG CCAAGCTGATCGTGGAGACAGACACCTTCGGGAGCCGTGTGAGGATCAAAGGAGCTGAGAGTGAGAAGTACATCTGCATGAGCAAGAAGGGGAAGCTCATTGGGAAG cccaacGGGAAGAGCAAGGACTGCATCTTCACCGAGATCGTGCTGGAGAACAACTACACGGCTTTCCGGAACGCCCGCTACGAGGGTTGGTACATGGCCTTCACCCGCCGGGGCCGGCCCCGCCAGGCTTCCCGCAGCCGGCAGAACCAGCGGGAGGCCCATTTCATCAAACGCCTGGCCCGGGGGCAGCTGCCTTTCCCCAACCACCCCGAGCGCCAGCAGCAATTCGAGTTCGTCGGCTCCTCCTCCCCCACCCGCCGCACCCGAGCCCCCCGCCCACGGACGTAA
- the PBDC1 gene encoding protein PBDC1 isoform X1, translating into MAAAGLFLPAQGPSEVAAAAQALSLPAEAFGNDPRVELAWAMKAHQHAQVYFNLISSVDPKFLNLTKVDDQIYAEFRRTFRDLKVDVLDPEELKSEPAKEKWRPFCLSFQGVVEDFNFGTLLRLDCSKDYTEENTILATRIQFFAIEIARNREGCNSLVYSSAREGVAQEVASG; encoded by the exons ATGGCTGCGGCGGGGCTG TTTCTCCCCGCGCAGGGACCCAGCGAAGTCGCCGCGGCCGCTCAGGCCCTTTCGCTGCCGGCAGAGGCTTTCGGCAACGAT CCCCGTGTGGAGCTGGCCTGGGCCATGAAAGCCCATCAGCATGCCCAGGTCTACTTCAAT CTCATCTCCTCCGTTGACCCCAAGTTCCTGAACCTCACCAAAGTTGATGATCAGATCTACGCCGAGTTCAGGAGAACCTTCAGGGACCTTAAAGTTGATGTGCTGGACCCAGAGGAGCTGAAATCAGAGCCTGCCAAGGAG aaGTGGCGCCCGTTCTGCCTGAGCTTCCAGGGGGTGGTGGAGGATTTCAACTTCGGGACCCTCCTGCGCCTGGACTGCAGCAAGGACTACACTGAGGAAAACACCATCTTGG ccaCCAGAATCCAGTTTTTTGCCATCGAAATCGCTCGGAACAGAGAGGGCTGCAACAGCCTCGTGtacagcagtgccagggagggggtggcaCAGGAGGTGGCATCTGGGTGA
- the PBDC1 gene encoding protein PBDC1 isoform X2, whose product MAAAGLGPSEVAAAAQALSLPAEAFGNDPRVELAWAMKAHQHAQVYFNLISSVDPKFLNLTKVDDQIYAEFRRTFRDLKVDVLDPEELKSEPAKEKWRPFCLSFQGVVEDFNFGTLLRLDCSKDYTEENTILATRIQFFAIEIARNREGCNSLVYSSAREGVAQEVASG is encoded by the exons ATGGCTGCGGCGGGGCTG GGACCCAGCGAAGTCGCCGCGGCCGCTCAGGCCCTTTCGCTGCCGGCAGAGGCTTTCGGCAACGAT CCCCGTGTGGAGCTGGCCTGGGCCATGAAAGCCCATCAGCATGCCCAGGTCTACTTCAAT CTCATCTCCTCCGTTGACCCCAAGTTCCTGAACCTCACCAAAGTTGATGATCAGATCTACGCCGAGTTCAGGAGAACCTTCAGGGACCTTAAAGTTGATGTGCTGGACCCAGAGGAGCTGAAATCAGAGCCTGCCAAGGAG aaGTGGCGCCCGTTCTGCCTGAGCTTCCAGGGGGTGGTGGAGGATTTCAACTTCGGGACCCTCCTGCGCCTGGACTGCAGCAAGGACTACACTGAGGAAAACACCATCTTGG ccaCCAGAATCCAGTTTTTTGCCATCGAAATCGCTCGGAACAGAGAGGGCTGCAACAGCCTCGTGtacagcagtgccagggagggggtggcaCAGGAGGTGGCATCTGGGTGA
- the FGF17 gene encoding fibroblast growth factor 17 isoform X2, with protein MSPRRRTRSPQGRRRRGPDPSCLPHAPSSPPLLRSCWHHAWAGRRGGGGTGGFTPFFPRPPRVWGSPQEGGDRLLLGGDVPAVRGGQGRSQPGAVPEVDAGGRGASARAMQPISLQNLSICFQLLMFSCQTQYVRDQGAMTDQLSRRQIREYQLYSRTSGKHVQVTGKRITATAEDGNKFAKLIVETDTFGSRVRIKGAESEKYICMSKKGKLIGKPNGKSKDCIFTEIVLENNYTAFRNARYEGWYMAFTRRGRPRQASRSRQNQREAHFIKRLARGQLPFPNHPERQQQFEFVGSSSPTRRTRAPRPRT; from the exons ATGTCCCCAAGGCGTAGGACACGCagcccccagggcaggaggaggagaggacccgaccccagctgcctcccccaTGCTCCCTCCTCGCCGCCGCTGCTCCGGAGCTGTTGGCATCACGCGTGGGCTGGTCGGcgtggtggtggtggcaccGGGGGCTTCACCCCCTTTTTCCCTCGCCCTCCCCGAGTGTGGGGCTCCCCCCAGGAAGGAGGGGACAGGCTGCTCCTCGGCGGGGATGTGCCGGCGgtgaggggagggcagggtCGCAGCCAGCCCGGGGCCGTGCCGGAGGTTGATGCCGGTGGTCGGGGGGCTTCGGCCAGAGCCATGCAGCCCATCAGCCTCCAGAACCTCTCCAT ATGTTTCCAGCTCCTCATGTTCTCCTGTCAGACCCAG TACGTGAGGGACCAGGGGGCCATGACTGACCAGCTGAGCAGAAGGCAGATCAGGGAGTACCAGCTCTACAGCCGGACCAGCGGGAAGCACGTCCAGGTGACCGGCAAACGCATCACCGCCACGGCTGAGGATGGCAACAAGTTTG CCAAGCTGATCGTGGAGACAGACACCTTCGGGAGCCGTGTGAGGATCAAAGGAGCTGAGAGTGAGAAGTACATCTGCATGAGCAAGAAGGGGAAGCTCATTGGGAAG cccaacGGGAAGAGCAAGGACTGCATCTTCACCGAGATCGTGCTGGAGAACAACTACACGGCTTTCCGGAACGCCCGCTACGAGGGTTGGTACATGGCCTTCACCCGCCGGGGCCGGCCCCGCCAGGCTTCCCGCAGCCGGCAGAACCAGCGGGAGGCCCATTTCATCAAACGCCTGGCCCGGGGGCAGCTGCCTTTCCCCAACCACCCCGAGCGCCAGCAGCAATTCGAGTTCGTCGGCTCCTCCTCCCCCACCCGCCGCACCCGAGCCCCCCGCCCACGGACGTAA
- the DMTN gene encoding dematin isoform X2 yields MERLQKQPLTSPGSVCSSRGSSVPGSPSSIVAKMDNEVLGYKDLAAIPKDKAILDIERPDLMIYEPHFTYSLMEHVELPRSRERSLSPKSISPPPSPEVIREWLESRTPSTAPQPTPRQGSSTRSSVQHFHRPETDTTELNIYKKPPIYRQKDHHHPSAHHGKHLIEDLIIESSKFPAAQPPDPNQPAKIETDYWPCPPSLAVVETEWRRRMASKRGEEEEEDLTEEMKNLRELQRQELSKVTSNLGKLILKEEMEKSLPIRRKTRSLPDRTPFHTSVHMGSYKSSSLPPSGRSTLTRLQSAEFGSAGSEKGSPALQVSARLAASTETP; encoded by the exons ATGGAAAGACTGCAGAAG caacCACTGACCTCCCCGGGGAGTGTCTGTTCCTCCCGTGGGTCCAGTGTTCCCGGGTCACCCTCCAGCATCGTG gCCAAAATGGACAACGAGGTTCTGGGCTACAAGGACTTGGCTGCCATCCCCAAGGACAAAGCCATCCTGGACATCGAGCGCCCCGATTTAATGATCTATGAACCTCATTTCACTTATTCCCTCATGGAGCACGTGGAGCTGCCCCGGAGCCGAGAG CGATCCCTGTCTCCCAAatccatctctcctcctccatctccagaG GTCATTCGGGAGTGGTTGGAGAGCCGgacccccagcactgccccccagcccaccccccgCCAGGGCAGCTCCACCCGCAGCAGTGTCCAACACTTCCACCGCCCTG AGACAGACACAACAGAGCTCAACATCTACAAGAAGCCTCCAATCTACAGGCAGAAAG ACCACCACCATCCCAGTGCCCACCATGGGAAGCATCTCATAGAGGACTTGATCATCGAATCCTCCAagttcccagcagctcagcccccagaCCCCAACCAACCCGCCAAGATCGAGACCGACTACTGGCCATGCCCCCCATCCCTGGCTGTTGTGG AGACtgagtggaggaggaggatggcatccaagagaggggaggaggaggaggaggacctGACGGAGGAGATGAAGAACCTGCGGGAGCtccagaggcaggagctgagcaag gtcacttccaacctggGAAAGCTGATCCtgaaggaggagatggaaaaatCTCTCCCAATCCGGAGAAAAACTCGCTCGCTGCCTGACCGGACACCTTTCCACACGT ccGTGCACATGGGCAGCTACAAGAGCTCCTCGCTGCCCCCCTCGGGCAGGAGCACCCTCACCCGG ctgcagtcagcagagTTTGGCTCAGCGGGCAGCGAGAAGGGCAGTCCGG CCCTCCAGGTAAGCGCTCGTCTGGCTGCCAGCACGGAGACCCCGTGA